A portion of the Lolium rigidum isolate FL_2022 chromosome 1, APGP_CSIRO_Lrig_0.1, whole genome shotgun sequence genome contains these proteins:
- the LOC124684591 gene encoding elongator complex protein 4-like, with the protein MAAAAAGVGGQALGRSSFSRAASPKTASSSSSPTASGVKLGPNGAAFVSSGIPDLDSILGGGFLLGSVVMVMEDSDAPHHLLLLRAFMAQGIVHKQPLLFAAPMKEPRTFLGALPAPVASSKEDARQRAVMGSSDGRASDEGLRIAWQYRKYFGDERTSSAEHRDNKQEFSNDFDLRKPLERHLLNAQHIECVSTQDADTLSDLQDRCSTFISRHPRKDGGNLNAGRIAIQSLCAPQCGYFGKDWDMVSFIRSLKAMVRASNAVAVITFPYTVLSDSFCKRWQHLADTLMSIKAIPDEDKDLAKLLTGYQDMVGFLHVHKVAQTNSQVPVILEASTFSLKLRKRRSLVLERLNQAPVDGSSGPSSGSSGSCSSSAQGSQLDF; encoded by the exons atggccgccgccgccgccggagtagGGGGccaagccctcggccggagcagcTTCTCCCGCGCCGCCTCGCCGAAGAccgcctcctcatcatcatccccCACCGCTTCCGGCGTCAAGCTCGGCCCTAACGGCGCAGCGTTCGTTTCTTCCGGCATCCCCGACCTCGACA GTATTCTGGGCGGCGGTTTCCTCCTCGGTTCGGTTGTGATGGTCATGGAGGACTCCGACGCACCGCACCACCTCCTCCTTCTCCGGGCCTTCATGGCGCAGGGCATTGTGCACAAGCAGCCGCTGCTCTTTGCAGCGCCGATGAAGGAGCCCCGCACGTTCCTCGGTGCGCTGCCTGCTCCGGTTGCGTCCTCAAAGGAGGACGCGCGGCAAAGAGCGGTGATGGGCAGTAGCGATGGACGGGCAAGT GATGAGGGTTTGAGGATAGCGTGGCAGTACAGGAAATATTTTGGGGATGAGAGGACTTCTAGTGCCGAACACAGAG ATAACAAGCAGGAGTTCAGCAATGATTTTGATTTGCGGAAGCCCTTGGAACGACATTTACTAAATGCACAGCATATTGAATGTGTAAGCACTCAAGACGCAGACACTCTTAGTGACCTCCAGGATCGTTGTTCCACTTTCATATCAAGACATCCAAG AAAAGATGGTGGAAATCTGAATGCTGGACGGATTGCTATACAGTCACTCTGTGCACCACAGTGTGGATATTTTGGAAAG GACTGGGACATGGTCTCATTTATCAGATCACTGAAGGCCATGGTACGCGCTTCTAATGCCGTTGCCGTTATAACATTTCCATACACGGTCCTATCAGATTCCTTCTGTAAGAGATGGCAGCATCTGGCAGACACGCTGATGTCAATAAAAGCAATTCCAG ATGAGGACAAGGACTTGGCGAAACTTCTAACAGGGTATCAGGATATGGTTGGTTTTCTGCATGTGCATAAGGTGGCACAGACCAATAGCCAG GTTCCTGTGATTCTAGAGGCATCCACATTTTCTCTGAAGCTGCGGAAGAGGAGGTCGCTGGTGCTCGAACGGTTGAATCAGGCCCCGGTGGATGGGTCGAGCGGGCCTTCGTCGGGTTCATCAGGCAGTTGCTCCTCGTCAGCCCAGGGCTCACAGCTTGATTTCTAA
- the LOC124701657 gene encoding E3 ubiquitin-protein ligase KEG-like has translation MEKTAGMADTQPTVTESFEYMLLEKDPDHYQTVFSGPSQISPWIDPSVLNLKHRIGRGPFGDVWIATHHQRTEDYDRYHEVAVKMLHPVKDDQLQLFSARFDEIFGKCQGLGDVCFLHGISTQNGRICIAMKFYEGSIGDKMARLKGGRLPLSDVLRYGADLARGVLDLHSRGIFVLNLKPCNFLLDEHDHAVLGDFGIPSLLFGLSLPNADLIQRLGTPNYMAPEQWQPNIRGPISYETDSWGFACSILEMFGGVQPWRGKSPDEIYQLVVLKKERPIFPYNMPPEIENVLSGCFEYDFRDRPLMTDILHAFESAKNVDYDNTDWDSSENLRAERSTQPSRINWLHFKDKLQIGDKVRSRKLKISCTPETMQIPDGTIVGLEEDGDHDAYILVRVHGLHDPLKVRSTTVERVTYGFAAGDWVRLKEEDKKRSQVGVLHSIDRDGIVYVGLIGMDTLWKGEYSDLQMAEAYCVGQFVRLRTNISSPRFEWQRKRGGGSATGRISQILSNGCLVVKFPGKFSLGEVCSCLADPSEVEAVSFDKCDGVVKKYEHLEDFHWAVRPLFIAMGFFTAMKLGIFVGKGIARPRSRKVASVSEQGGDHHKSQQQEVQNSTSATWLPPPVVNMLFGDGYAPSG, from the exons ATGGAGAAGACAGCAG GAATGGCGGACACACAGCCCACGGTCACCGAATCGTTCGAGTACATGCTGCTGGAGAAGGATCCAGACCACTACCAGACGGTCTTCTCCGGCCCGAGCCAGATTAGCCCGTGGATTGACCCGAGCGTGCTGAACCTGAAGCACCGGATAGGTAGAGGCCCCTTCGGGGATGTCTGGATAGCGACGCACCACCAGAGGACCGAGGATTACGACCGGTACCACGAGGTTGCCGTGAAGATGCTGCACCCGGTCAAGGATGACCAGCTGCAGCTGTTCTCCGCCAGGTTCGACGAGATCTTTGGCAAATGCCAGGGTCTAGGCGATGTTTGCTTCCTGCATGGCATCTCGACACAGAACGGAAGG ATTTGTATAGCGATGAAGTTTTACGAAGGATCCATTGGGGATAAGATGGCTCGGCTTAAAGGTGGAAGGCTACCTCTGTCAGATGTTTTAAG ATACGGGGCTGATCTGGCACGTGGTGTGCTAGACCTACACTCCAGGGGAATATTTGTTCTAAATCTCAAGCCTTGTAATTTTCTCCTTGATGAGCATGACCATGCAGTGCTAGGGGATTTTGGGATTCCATCCTTGCTGTTTGGACTCTCACTACCTAATGCCGACCTTATCCAAAGACTTGGTACTCCAAATTACATGGCCCCAGAACAGTGGCAACCAAACATTAGAGGTCCAATTAGTTACGAGACAGACTCATGGGGTTTCGCTTGCAGCATCCTTGAGATGTTCGGTGGAGTTCAGCCATGGCGTGGCAAATCACCAGATGAGATCTATCAGTTGGTTGTCCTCAAGAAAGAAAGACCAATATTCCCGTACAATATGCCTCCTGAGATCGAGAATGTCCTTTCTGGCTGCTTTGAGTATGACTTCCGAGACCGGCCCTTGATGACAGATATCTTGCATGCATTTGAAAG TGCTAAAAACGTGGATTATGACAACACTGACTGGGACAGTTCAGAAAATCTAAGGGCAGAAAGGTCAACTCAGCCAAGTCGCATTAATTGGTTACACTTTAAGGATAAACTGCAAATTGGTGACAAGGTCCGCTCAAGAAAGCTTAAAATATCTTGTACTCCCGAAACAATGCAAATTCCAGATGGAACGATAGTTGGGTTGGAGGAGGATGGAGATCATGATGCTTACATTCTTGTGCGCGTCCATGGTTTACATGACCCTTTGAAGGTCCGCTCTACAACAGTGGAGAGGGTAACATATGGTTTTGCAGCTGGAGACTGGGTGCGGCTCAAGGAGGAGGACAAGAAACGGTCTCAGGTTGGAGTTCTTCATAGCATTGACCGTGATGGCATCGTGTATGTTGGTCTGATAGGAATGGACACCCTCTGGAAGGGGGAATATTCGGACCTCCAGATGGCTGAAGCCTACTGTGTTGGGCAGTTTGTGAGGCTGAGAACCAACATCTCAAGCCCCCGGTTCGAATGGCAGCGGAAGAGGGGCGGAGGGTCTGCTACGGGTCGGATCTCGCAGATACTCTCGAATGGGTGTCTGGTTGTGAAGTTCCCTGGTAAATTCAGCCTTGGTGAGGTATGCAGTTGCTTGGCAGATCCTTCTGAGGTGGAGGCAGTGAGCTTTGACAAGTGTGACGGGGTTGTGAAGAAGTATGAGCACCTCGAGGACTTCCATTGGGCGGTGAGGCCTCTGTTCATCGCTATGGGTTTCTTCACTGCTATGAAGCTAGGTATCTTCGTTGGGAAGGGCATCGCCAGGCCAAGGAGTCGCAAGGTTGCAAGCGTCTCCGAGCAGGGTGGCGATCATCATAAGTCTCAGCAGCAAGAAGTGCAGAATAGTACCAGTGCAACGTGGCTACCTCCACCCGTCGTAAACATGctgttcggagatggttatgcgccTTCTGGGTAA
- the LOC124664961 gene encoding aminopeptidase M1-C-like, producing the protein MAAYDVVLPPGGIVYGEDASWRVLRPRKVIALISPEDGYAEDSGGEDFWSVYDEKYYKLDLCGKSEKEGSFSIKLNMNKTGFYHVKYDRELSAKLQNALEANMFSSMEKIGILENARMLSMARKDSLASLLYILYACRKEASYSVLTHIDGITSTIAQIFTDAMPKLVGDIKQLFIKVLIAPAEKLGWDPINGEADQDVSLRYILLVDLVKLGHDKTINEGVRRFNIFTRDHNTSILSPDIRTVAYLSMMQTASSTNRSGYDDLRRFYRDSADREEKLRILGVLSYCSDKDIVLESLDLIFTNEVPNKDAIHLLEFISIDTREAAWSWLKWDFLPTEISL; encoded by the exons atggcggcgtacgACGTCGTTCTCCCTCCTGGGGGCATCGTCTATGGAGAAGATGCAAGCTGGAGGGTCCTTAG GCCTCGCAAGGTCATTGCATTGATCTCTCCTGAAGATGGGTATGCGGAAGACAGTGGCGGCGAGGACTTCTGGAGCGTGTATGATG AAAAGTATTATAAGTTGGATTTATGTGGCAAAAGTGAGAAAGAAGGAAGTTTTTCGATTAAGCTAAATATGAATAAAACAGGCTTTTACCATGTGAAGTATGATAGAGAACTTTCAGCAAAACTTCAAAATGCGTTAGAGGCCAACATGTTCTCTTCAATGGAAAAAATTG GCATATTAGAGAACGCGCGCATGCTTTCCATGGCCCGAAAAGACTCACTTGCATCACTGCTATATATATTGTATGCTTGTCGGAAAGAAGCCAGCTACAGTGTGCTAACACACATAGATG GGATAACTTCAACTATTGCCCAAATATTTACTGATGCTATGCCTAAATTGGTTGGTGATATAAAACAACTGTTCATCAAAGTTCTTATAGCACCTGCTGA AAAGTTAGGTTGGGACCCAATTAATGGTGAGGCTGACCAGGATGTAAGTCTAAGATATATTCTATTGGTTGATCTTGTCAAACTTGGACACGATAAGACTATTAATGAAGGTGTTAGGCGTTTCAACATCTTCACTCGTGATCACAACACTTCAATACTTTCTCCGGATATTAGAACG GTTGCATACCTCTCCATGATGCAAACGGCTAGTAGTACAAATAGATCTGGTTATGATGATCTTAGAAGATTCTATAGAGACTCAGCTGATAGGGAGGAAAAGTTGCGTATCTTAG GTGTATTATCTTATTGCTCGGATAAGGATATTGTTCTGGAGTCACTGGATTTAATTTTCACCAATGAG GTCCCTAATAAGGATGCAATTCATCTTCTTGAATTTATCAGTATAGATACACGTGAAGCTGCTTGGAGCTGGTTGAAG tgggattttttaccaactgaaaTAAGCTTGTAG